In Candidatus Saccharibacteria bacterium oral taxon 488, a single window of DNA contains:
- a CDS encoding threonine--tRNA ligase: MSEDKLYAMRHSLAHIMAAAVQRVWPDAKFGVGPVIEHGFYYDIDLGETKISEQQFNKIEKVMRRIIAEKQDFVCTKCPIDEAIQWAKDSHQPYKEELLNDLKRAGTTVAKDLDAAEMGTIAEGDSALDEVSFYTNGSFKDLCRGPHAVNTSQVGAFKLMRVAGAYWRGNEKNPQMQRLYGVAFATQEELDKYLEKLELAKQRDHRKLGKELDLYTTSPLVGVGLPLFTPRGTILRDTVAQYSNQLRQRFGFEKVWTPHITKKDLYETSGHWAKFGEELFLVKSQETSDEMALKPMNCPHHTQIFASQPRSYRDMPVRYLETTTDYRDEKTGELGGLNRVRSLTQDDSHVFCRPDQIEQEINNLLSAAQELYGTIDMKLRVRLSYRDDSDAYLGERELWASAQNQLKSAVEKVGLDYFEQEGEAAFYGPKIDFMATDAIGREHQVATVQLDFVQPQRFGLEYTDSDGNFTTPVMIHCALLGSIERFLSVFIEHTGGWFPFWAAPEQVRILTINDTVSDYVDEITSILSEVTLMKPIKYNDVRFTIDSRNESLGKKIREATVVKIPIQIIVGPKDQIARVVSIRTHAGEEQIPLEQLAEYVRGL, translated from the coding sequence ATGAGCGAAGATAAACTCTATGCAATGCGACACAGCCTGGCGCATATTATGGCGGCGGCTGTGCAGCGGGTATGGCCAGACGCCAAGTTTGGAGTTGGTCCGGTTATTGAACATGGGTTTTATTACGATATTGATCTTGGTGAAACGAAGATCAGTGAGCAGCAGTTTAATAAAATTGAAAAGGTAATGCGACGAATCATTGCCGAAAAGCAAGACTTTGTGTGCACAAAATGCCCAATTGATGAAGCAATTCAATGGGCCAAAGATAGCCATCAGCCATATAAAGAAGAACTTCTTAATGACCTAAAACGTGCCGGGACAACGGTAGCAAAAGATCTGGACGCTGCAGAAATGGGTACAATTGCCGAAGGTGATAGCGCGCTCGATGAAGTTTCGTTTTATACCAACGGGTCGTTTAAGGATCTGTGTCGTGGACCGCATGCTGTAAATACCAGTCAGGTTGGTGCATTTAAGTTGATGCGGGTTGCGGGCGCCTATTGGCGGGGCAATGAAAAGAATCCTCAAATGCAGCGACTATACGGTGTAGCTTTTGCTACGCAGGAAGAGCTGGATAAATATTTGGAGAAATTAGAGCTGGCCAAACAGCGTGATCACCGCAAGTTAGGCAAGGAGCTTGATCTGTACACCACCTCGCCGCTCGTGGGGGTTGGTTTGCCATTATTTACACCTCGTGGAACTATCTTGCGCGATACCGTGGCCCAATACTCAAATCAGCTGCGTCAGAGGTTTGGTTTTGAAAAAGTCTGGACGCCGCATATTACCAAAAAGGATTTGTATGAAACGTCAGGCCACTGGGCCAAATTTGGCGAAGAGCTGTTTTTGGTTAAAAGCCAGGAAACCAGTGATGAAATGGCGTTAAAGCCGATGAACTGCCCGCACCATACGCAGATTTTTGCTTCACAACCTCGTAGCTACCGCGATATGCCGGTGCGCTACTTGGAGACGACCACTGATTATCGTGACGAGAAAACCGGTGAGCTTGGTGGTCTGAATCGCGTGCGCTCATTAACCCAGGACGATAGTCATGTTTTCTGTCGTCCAGATCAAATTGAGCAAGAGATCAATAATTTGTTGTCCGCTGCCCAGGAATTGTACGGTACTATTGATATGAAACTGCGGGTTCGACTGAGTTATCGCGATGATTCTGATGCATATTTGGGCGAACGTGAGCTGTGGGCTTCCGCACAAAATCAGTTGAAATCAGCAGTTGAAAAAGTTGGCTTGGACTATTTTGAGCAGGAAGGTGAGGCTGCTTTTTACGGACCAAAAATTGATTTCATGGCAACTGACGCTATCGGTCGTGAGCACCAAGTCGCGACAGTGCAGCTAGACTTCGTGCAGCCGCAACGGTTTGGTTTGGAATACACAGATAGTGATGGTAATTTTACAACACCTGTGATGATTCACTGTGCGCTGCTCGGGTCGATTGAACGATTCTTGAGCGTCTTCATTGAACACACGGGTGGTTGGTTCCCGTTTTGGGCGGCGCCAGAACAAGTACGTATTCTAACGATTAATGACACCGTCTCAGACTACGTTGATGAAATTACATCGATTTTATCAGAGGTGACCTTAATGAAACCAATAAAATACAACGATGTAAGATTTACAATAGATAGTCGTAATGAATCCCTTGGGAAAAAGATTCGTGAGGCGACTGTTGTAAAAATACCAATACAGATTATTGTTGGGCCAAAGGATCAGATAGCACGTGTCGTAAGCATCAGGACGCATGCGGGTGAAGAGCAAATTCCGCTTGAACAGCTAGCTGAGTATGTACGGGGACTGTAA
- a CDS encoding cysteine methyltransferase, with translation MSELPIASLRDRIYILMAQLPDDKVTTYGDLAALSGHPHAARIVGGIAHGGPENLPWHRLVNAKGGLAVGFPGGQGVQRQLLEQDGIYCDERWRIIDFEERRWRPKL, from the coding sequence TTGAGCGAATTGCCAATAGCTAGCTTGCGAGACCGGATCTATATTCTCATGGCGCAGCTACCTGACGACAAGGTGACGACGTACGGTGACTTGGCAGCACTGTCTGGACACCCGCACGCAGCGCGAATTGTGGGCGGGATAGCGCATGGTGGCCCAGAGAATTTGCCGTGGCATCGCCTAGTGAACGCGAAAGGTGGCTTGGCGGTAGGTTTTCCGGGTGGGCAAGGTGTGCAAAGGCAGCTACTTGAACAAGATGGTATTTATTGCGATGAGAGATGGCGGATAATTGATTTTGAGGAACGACGATGGCGGCCGAAACTATAA
- the miaA gene encoding tRNA (adenosine(37)-N6)-dimethylallyltransferase MiaA translates to MAAETIKAKLPLVVIAGPTASGKTSLAIRLAKQYNGEIICADSRTIYRDMDIGTAKPTMAEREAVPHWGLDLVSPGETFSAAQFKEYALQKISEIRSRGRLPFLVGGTGLYINAVIFDFQFGAPPDPTLRHELEKRTVAELQYYCSIHNIKLPENDKNKRYLIRAIEQKNNINRCSTGIRDNSIVVGIATNKDILRTRIILRSEQLFSNNVVDEAIRLGQKYGWGSEAMTGNVYPLARESLNKNITEGELKQRFITADWRLAKRQMTWLRRNPFIMWVTLDSAEHYLSQLLAQA, encoded by the coding sequence ATGGCGGCCGAAACTATAAAAGCAAAATTACCCCTAGTTGTTATCGCGGGGCCGACTGCTAGCGGTAAGACCTCGCTGGCGATTCGCCTGGCAAAACAGTATAATGGCGAAATAATTTGTGCCGATAGCAGAACAATATATCGAGACATGGATATTGGTACCGCAAAGCCAACTATGGCTGAGCGAGAAGCCGTGCCCCATTGGGGCCTTGATTTGGTCAGCCCGGGTGAGACATTTAGCGCCGCACAGTTTAAGGAGTATGCTCTGCAAAAAATAAGTGAAATTCGCTCTCGGGGGCGTTTACCATTTCTTGTCGGCGGCACGGGTCTCTATATCAATGCAGTAATTTTTGATTTTCAATTTGGAGCTCCTCCCGATCCTACTTTACGGCATGAGCTAGAAAAAAGGACAGTAGCCGAGCTACAATATTATTGTAGTATACACAACATAAAATTACCAGAAAATGACAAAAATAAACGCTATCTTATACGTGCTATTGAACAAAAAAATAATATTAACAGATGTAGTACAGGAATTAGAGATAATAGTATCGTTGTAGGAATTGCTACGAATAAAGATATACTGCGAACAAGAATTATACTCAGATCTGAACAATTATTTTCAAATAATGTTGTAGATGAGGCAATTCGACTAGGCCAAAAATATGGCTGGGGCAGTGAGGCTATGACAGGTAATGTTTATCCGCTGGCCCGGGAGTCTCTGAATAAAAATATTACTGAGGGTGAATTAAAACAGCGATTTATCACGGCTGATTGGCGACTGGCGAAGCGCCAGATGACATGGTTGCGACGCAACCCGTTTATCATGTGGGTGACCCTTGACTCCGCTGAACACTATTTGTCACAACTTTTGGCTCAGGCGTAA
- a CDS encoding transcriptional regulator, whose translation MIDALFGSKTRVKLLHLFLANPEKSFYVREITRLIGEQINSVRRELSNMLRVGVIVSNNYDNKLYYAANQQYAYFTPLKMIFADERPSEQVDHNKKNSIPWVNDIARLSGLKIAIVAGALVRGSTSRVDILLVGRLSESRVGVAIKKIEKAEGRELNYAVMSYDDFYYRLSVRDKFVMEIMNSKHSVVVDAESILG comes from the coding sequence ATGATTGATGCGCTGTTCGGCTCAAAAACGAGGGTGAAGTTACTACACCTGTTTTTAGCGAACCCTGAAAAATCGTTTTATGTTAGAGAGATTACGCGATTGATCGGCGAGCAAATTAACTCGGTACGGCGTGAACTATCAAATATGCTCAGAGTCGGAGTCATTGTTTCGAATAATTATGACAATAAGTTGTATTATGCTGCGAATCAGCAGTATGCATACTTCACGCCACTAAAGATGATTTTTGCCGATGAACGACCGAGTGAACAGGTTGACCATAACAAGAAGAACAGTATACCGTGGGTGAACGATATTGCTCGGCTGTCCGGGCTGAAGATCGCTATAGTTGCCGGTGCGTTAGTGCGTGGATCAACGAGTCGGGTTGATATACTGTTAGTTGGTCGGCTATCGGAGTCGAGAGTGGGTGTCGCCATTAAGAAAATTGAAAAAGCCGAGGGGAGAGAGCTGAATTATGCTGTAATGAGCTATGATGATTTTTACTATCGTCTGAGCGTTAGAGATAAGTTTGTGATGGAAATAATGAATAGTAAGCACTCGGTTGTGGTAGACGCAGAGAGCATACTAGGATAA
- a CDS encoding Zn-dependent hydrolase, with the protein MFEVEYKGANNVIFTTKMVKIAFDPALSLVGLKDNLGGQDVEILSEDRFAASNVTPRLLFSGPGEYEVGDVSLKGVAAWRHIDTETDVKKSTIYRLAIGGVRVVIIGNVAPKLSESQLEEIGVVDVVVIPVGGGGYTLDATSAVHMVRQLEPKVVIPVHYADSALHYEVPQDDLSVFVSEMGVETVDAGPKWKVKGVASLPEQLSIIIVARS; encoded by the coding sequence ATGTTTGAAGTAGAATACAAAGGTGCAAATAATGTTATTTTTACAACGAAAATGGTAAAAATTGCGTTTGATCCAGCGTTATCGCTGGTTGGTCTTAAGGATAATCTCGGGGGGCAGGATGTTGAGATATTGTCAGAGGATAGATTTGCCGCAAGTAATGTAACACCACGGTTACTCTTCAGCGGTCCGGGTGAATATGAGGTCGGCGACGTATCTCTGAAAGGGGTGGCAGCCTGGCGACACATTGATACGGAAACTGATGTTAAAAAATCAACGATTTACCGTTTAGCAATTGGTGGTGTGCGTGTTGTGATTATAGGTAACGTTGCCCCAAAATTGTCAGAGTCTCAGCTAGAGGAGATTGGTGTCGTTGATGTTGTTGTGATACCGGTTGGCGGTGGTGGTTACACGCTTGACGCGACATCTGCGGTTCATATGGTACGCCAGCTGGAGCCGAAAGTAGTTATCCCGGTACATTATGCTGATAGCGCGCTACACTACGAAGTACCGCAAGATGACCTGTCGGTGTTTGTTAGCGAAATGGGCGTGGAGACTGTTGACGCTGGGCCAAAGTGGAAGGTGAAAGGGGTGGCATCTTTACCTGAACAACTATCAATCATTATTGTCGCGCGGAGCTAG
- the rpmB gene encoding 50S ribosomal protein L28 codes for MASRCELTGKGKQYGHNVSFSLRRTKRTFKPNLQKKTLVVDGQKVTLVLSTQAIRTLKKKGLLRPIQTKTA; via the coding sequence ATGGCATCACGATGCGAACTAACCGGCAAAGGCAAGCAATACGGTCACAACGTTAGCTTTTCCCTTCGCCGTACCAAGCGCACTTTTAAGCCAAACCTACAGAAGAAAACTCTTGTAGTAGATGGTCAAAAAGTCACGTTGGTTCTGAGTACTCAAGCAATTCGTACTCTTAAAAAGAAAGGGCTGTTACGCCCGATACAGACAAAAACCGCCTAA
- a CDS encoding site-2 protease family protein produces the protein MVIMDLAYLGMVLVVILVSMTLHEAMHAFMGYFLGDDTAKAEGRLTLNPLKHIDPFMTLLLPLLLAMLGLPIFGGARPVPFNPQRVRHGEWGAAFVALAGPLTNLFLAFLAFGVGVVSGVITSGGLIQNILVGQIISLVVLVNLGFFVFNMLPLPPLDGSRVLYALAPEGVRRGMEWIERYGVMVVFIIIMIGQAAIGRIMTFATNGIIQFFCVIFGV, from the coding sequence ATGGTAATTATGGATTTGGCATATTTAGGTATGGTCTTGGTGGTCATTCTCGTCTCAATGACGCTACACGAGGCGATGCATGCGTTTATGGGCTATTTCCTTGGAGATGATACAGCCAAGGCAGAGGGGCGGCTGACATTAAACCCGCTGAAGCATATTGATCCGTTCATGACGCTTTTGCTGCCATTATTACTAGCTATGCTAGGGCTGCCAATTTTTGGTGGTGCTCGACCGGTGCCATTTAATCCTCAGCGCGTACGACACGGTGAATGGGGCGCAGCGTTTGTAGCGCTTGCTGGGCCACTGACTAATTTGTTTTTAGCGTTTTTAGCGTTTGGCGTGGGTGTCGTCAGCGGGGTTATTACTAGCGGCGGGCTGATTCAAAATATATTAGTGGGGCAAATCATTAGCCTCGTCGTGTTGGTCAATTTAGGTTTTTTCGTGTTTAATATGTTGCCGCTGCCACCACTTGATGGGTCGCGGGTGCTGTACGCGCTTGCTCCAGAGGGTGTGCGCCGTGGCATGGAGTGGATTGAGCGCTACGGGGTAATGGTGGTGTTCATTATCATTATGATCGGACAGGCGGCAATTGGGCGAATTATGACGTTTGCTACGAACGGTATTATCCAATTCTTTTGCGTGATTTTTGGTGTATAA
- the rplT gene encoding 50S ribosomal protein L20, whose protein sequence is MRVKRGVPGHAKHKKILKAAKGMQHNRTRSFRLAKQGVIRALQYAYRDRRNKKRDLRSLWITRINAAARQEGTTYGRLMAALKAKNIELDRKVLAELAVNEPTAFTAIVKAAL, encoded by the coding sequence ATGAGGGTAAAACGAGGCGTCCCTGGACACGCAAAGCACAAGAAAATTCTGAAAGCCGCTAAAGGCATGCAGCACAATCGAACTCGTAGCTTTCGCTTAGCGAAGCAGGGGGTAATTAGAGCTCTGCAATATGCCTATCGTGATCGACGCAATAAAAAACGAGACCTCCGCAGCCTGTGGATTACCCGGATTAACGCAGCCGCTCGCCAAGAGGGCACGACGTACGGCAGGCTCATGGCTGCTCTCAAGGCAAAGAATATTGAGCTTGACCGAAAAGTGTTGGCAGAGTTAGCCGTTAACGAACCTACGGCCTTTACCGCAATTGTTAAAGCAGCACTATAA
- the rpmI gene encoding 50S ribosomal protein L35 produces MPKLKTHKGTAKRIKLTSSGKLTRQRAFGGHFLAKKSKSRKRAINTTAKVTGSMAKNARRAMGV; encoded by the coding sequence ATGCCAAAACTAAAGACCCACAAAGGTACCGCAAAGCGCATTAAGTTAACGAGCTCTGGCAAGTTAACTCGTCAACGTGCATTTGGCGGTCACTTCTTAGCCAAGAAGTCAAAAAGCCGTAAGCGGGCGATTAATACAACAGCGAAAGTAACAGGCTCGATGGCAAAGAATGCCCGACGGGCAATGGGAGTTTAA
- a CDS encoding translation initiation factor IF-3: MRINGAIRARELRVVGSDGEQLGIMPLRDALQAAEDAGLDLVEISPNANPPVAKIIDWGKFQYQKIKDQQRNKRAAKVGDLKQMRFGLKIGAGDLEVKLRKIRDFLANGHKVRIQVVYKGREMAHKEVGYELIQKITDQLEEEAILEQKPQMAGRNLSVVIRSK; this comes from the coding sequence ATTCGTATTAACGGAGCGATCCGTGCTCGGGAACTGCGCGTTGTTGGTTCTGACGGTGAACAGCTGGGGATAATGCCCCTGCGCGACGCCCTTCAAGCGGCGGAGGATGCGGGACTTGATCTCGTTGAAATATCACCAAATGCCAATCCACCAGTCGCCAAGATTATTGACTGGGGCAAGTTCCAATATCAGAAGATCAAAGACCAGCAGCGCAACAAGCGCGCGGCAAAAGTCGGCGATCTCAAGCAAATGCGCTTTGGCCTGAAGATTGGCGCTGGCGATCTCGAAGTCAAGCTGCGCAAAATACGAGATTTTCTCGCCAATGGACACAAGGTCCGTATCCAAGTCGTCTATAAGGGTCGCGAGATGGCGCATAAAGAAGTCGGTTACGAATTGATCCAAAAAATCACTGATCAGCTTGAGGAAGAGGCAATTCTAGAACAAAAACCTCAGATGGCTGGTCGCAATCTGAGTGTGGTAATAAGGAGTAAATAA
- a CDS encoding ATP-binding protein yields the protein MVSKVVSATPYGFHGQLIEIEGDISRGLPGLQIVGLGNKAIDESRDRVRSAIKNSLLDFPKGKITINLAPAELPKDGTQFDLPIALAILCLGKQLPQTALEGALFAGELALDGSLRPIRSAITIAETAKQHGISTVYLPASNSEQALLIFDITVIPVNNLTELFLHLKQEKLIQPAVKTKQQYRQKKRGIIIDDIRGQEQAKRAVAIAVAGRHNILLSGPPGSGKTMLARALNSLLPPLSDVEIIEVTKLHNLDGNQVSHDIVTDRPFRTPHHTASRISMIGGGAKATPGEISLAHHGTLFLDELLEYPRTTLESLRQPLEDKQITISRAQGKYYYPANFMLVATMNPCPCGYLGDPEKSCHCSSTQILNYQKRLSGPLLDRIDLTINVSRVAHEDLLSRKSSSDSQQKQFETMIKVARTLQTNRYGNGNKYNADIDGSSVDKITALTTEAKQFLLTAAKKLDLSARGYFKVIKVARTIADLESSLEITIPHVAESLQYRQIIPT from the coding sequence ATGGTTAGCAAGGTAGTTTCAGCGACGCCATATGGCTTTCACGGTCAGCTTATTGAAATTGAAGGCGACATATCACGAGGACTACCTGGACTACAAATCGTCGGACTTGGCAACAAAGCAATCGATGAATCGCGTGATCGCGTTCGCAGCGCCATCAAGAACTCGCTACTTGATTTTCCAAAAGGTAAAATTACCATCAATCTCGCCCCGGCGGAACTACCAAAAGACGGTACGCAATTCGACCTACCAATAGCCCTCGCAATTCTCTGTCTCGGCAAACAACTTCCTCAAACCGCCCTAGAGGGAGCGCTATTTGCTGGTGAATTGGCACTCGATGGTAGTCTTCGCCCCATTCGCTCGGCCATTACTATTGCCGAAACCGCCAAGCAGCACGGTATCTCGACGGTATACCTACCAGCTTCCAACAGCGAACAAGCCTTGCTTATTTTTGATATTACCGTAATCCCCGTCAATAATCTGACCGAATTATTTCTCCACCTCAAACAAGAAAAACTCATCCAACCCGCAGTAAAAACAAAGCAGCAATATCGCCAAAAGAAACGCGGCATCATCATTGATGACATCCGCGGACAAGAGCAGGCCAAGCGAGCTGTCGCCATTGCCGTCGCGGGTAGGCACAATATTTTGCTGTCCGGACCACCGGGATCCGGCAAGACCATGCTAGCACGCGCACTCAATTCACTCCTGCCGCCGCTATCTGACGTTGAGATTATCGAAGTAACGAAACTCCACAATCTTGACGGCAATCAAGTTAGTCATGATATCGTTACCGACCGACCATTTCGCACACCACACCACACCGCAAGCCGCATATCAATGATTGGTGGTGGCGCAAAGGCCACGCCCGGCGAAATTAGCCTCGCGCACCACGGCACACTTTTCTTAGACGAATTATTAGAATATCCACGAACGACATTAGAATCGCTTCGTCAGCCGCTTGAGGATAAGCAGATCACAATTTCCCGCGCCCAAGGTAAATACTACTACCCCGCCAATTTTATGTTAGTTGCCACGATGAACCCTTGTCCATGTGGTTATCTGGGCGATCCAGAAAAAAGTTGCCATTGCTCATCGACCCAAATCCTGAACTATCAGAAACGATTATCCGGCCCGCTCCTTGATCGTATTGATCTAACAATCAATGTTTCCCGCGTCGCACATGAAGATTTGTTGTCCCGTAAGTCATCGTCGGATTCACAACAAAAACAGTTTGAAACTATGATTAAGGTAGCTCGTACACTACAAACTAACAGATACGGTAATGGTAATAAATACAACGCTGATATAGATGGCAGTAGTGTTGATAAAATAACTGCCCTAACGACTGAGGCCAAGCAATTTCTCCTTACAGCCGCCAAAAAGCTTGACCTAAGCGCTCGTGGCTATTTCAAAGTTATCAAGGTTGCTCGCACTATCGCTGATCTTGAGTCATCACTAGAAATAACCATTCCTCATGTCGCCGAAAGCCTACAATACCGACAGATTATCCCGACCTAG
- the gyrB gene encoding DNA topoisomerase (ATP-hydrolyzing) subunit B, with product MAKQTDKQAYDGSQIQVLEGLEPVRKRPGMYIGSTGYDGIHHLIKEIADNSIDEAIAGHATRVEVVLLEDGGVQVTDDGRGIPVDKHPKTGLSTLETVLTVLHAGGKFGGGGYKVSSGLHGVGSSVVNALSTKMIAEVVRDGQLYRVVFAIGGIVEPLKKVGKTDRPTGTRITFYPDPTIFKETVEFDYKWVVSYLRHQAYLTKGVHTSVIDNRTGERQSFYFEGGIQSYVRHLNIGKDVLSNDVFYVEKQVEDCMVEIAVQYNDTYIETVKPFANNVLTPDGGTHLVGFRSALTRVINDYARKNGLLKEKEDNLTGDDIREGLTAIILVKLPDPQFEGQTKNKLGNPEMRRYVEQVMNEYFAYYLEENPSIAKKIVGKATLAARARKAARAARDNVIRKGALDGMGLPGKLWDCSSKSPSDSEIYIVEGNSAAGSAKEGRDSKTQAILPLRGKVLNTERARLDKMFANKEIVAMIQAFGVGIGDQFDINGLRYHKIIIMTDADVDGSHIATLLLTFLFRYMKEVVEGGYVYLAKPPLYSINRGQKKIYAYDEDEKDKVLASLIADKKSRGTTIDDEQDVTKQAGVTISRFKGLGEMDADQLWETTMNPENRVLIQVSVEDAEEADAIFTRLMGDDVSLRKNFIQSWAKNANLEDLDI from the coding sequence ATGGCTAAACAAACAGATAAGCAAGCCTACGATGGCTCGCAAATCCAGGTTTTGGAGGGTCTCGAACCGGTGCGTAAGCGGCCGGGAATGTACATTGGTAGCACGGGATATGATGGTATTCACCATCTGATCAAGGAGATTGCCGATAACTCAATTGACGAGGCAATTGCGGGCCATGCGACGAGAGTAGAGGTGGTGCTGCTAGAAGACGGTGGTGTGCAGGTGACCGATGATGGGCGCGGTATTCCAGTTGATAAACATCCAAAAACTGGTTTGTCTACTCTAGAAACAGTGCTGACCGTGCTACATGCTGGCGGTAAGTTTGGCGGCGGTGGCTACAAAGTGTCATCTGGACTCCACGGCGTAGGTTCGAGCGTGGTAAACGCGCTTTCAACCAAAATGATCGCTGAGGTGGTGCGAGACGGGCAGCTGTACCGTGTGGTGTTTGCGATTGGTGGTATCGTTGAACCACTGAAGAAGGTTGGTAAAACTGATCGGCCAACCGGGACGCGCATAACATTCTACCCAGATCCAACGATTTTTAAGGAGACAGTGGAATTTGACTACAAGTGGGTGGTTAGTTATTTGCGCCATCAGGCATACCTCACCAAAGGCGTGCACACCTCAGTTATTGACAATCGAACAGGTGAGCGACAGTCATTTTACTTTGAGGGTGGTATTCAGAGCTACGTGAGACACCTCAACATTGGCAAAGATGTTTTATCAAACGATGTCTTTTATGTTGAGAAGCAGGTTGAAGATTGCATGGTGGAAATTGCCGTGCAATATAACGATACCTACATTGAGACGGTGAAGCCGTTCGCCAACAATGTGCTGACACCAGATGGCGGTACGCACCTAGTTGGTTTTCGTTCAGCGCTAACCAGGGTCATCAACGACTATGCGCGTAAGAATGGCTTATTGAAGGAAAAGGAAGATAACCTGACTGGTGACGACATTCGCGAGGGCTTGACGGCGATTATCTTGGTTAAATTGCCTGATCCACAGTTTGAAGGTCAGACCAAAAATAAGCTCGGTAATCCAGAAATGCGTCGCTATGTCGAGCAGGTGATGAACGAGTATTTTGCGTATTACCTCGAGGAAAATCCGAGTATTGCTAAGAAAATTGTCGGTAAGGCGACTTTGGCGGCACGAGCCCGCAAAGCGGCACGAGCAGCCCGCGACAATGTGATCCGTAAGGGTGCACTTGATGGTATGGGGCTACCAGGTAAGTTATGGGATTGCTCGAGCAAAAGTCCGAGCGATAGTGAAATTTATATCGTTGAGGGTAACTCGGCGGCCGGTTCAGCTAAAGAAGGCCGCGACAGTAAGACTCAGGCAATTTTGCCGCTCCGTGGTAAGGTGTTGAACACTGAGCGAGCGCGGCTTGATAAGATGTTTGCTAACAAAGAGATTGTGGCAATGATCCAGGCGTTTGGTGTTGGGATTGGCGATCAGTTTGACATCAATGGCTTGCGCTATCACAAAATTATCATCATGACCGATGCTGATGTTGACGGTAGTCACATCGCGACGTTGCTTTTGACATTCCTGTTCCGCTATATGAAAGAGGTGGTTGAGGGTGGCTATGTGTATCTTGCCAAACCACCGCTGTATTCAATCAACCGCGGGCAGAAGAAGATTTATGCGTATGACGAGGATGAGAAAGACAAAGTATTGGCGAGCCTAATTGCCGATAAGAAAAGTCGTGGCACAACAATCGATGATGAACAAGATGTCACCAAGCAGGCTGGCGTGACAATTTCACGATTTAAGGGTCTTGGTGAGATGGATGCCGACCAGCTGTGGGAGACAACGATGAATCCAGAAAATCGTGTATTGATTCAGGTCAGTGTGGAAGACGCCGAAGAGGCGGATGCGATCTTTACGCGGTTGATGGGCGATGACGTGAGTTTGCGCAAAAACTTTATTCAAAGCTGGGCAAAAAATGCTAACTTGGAGGATTTGGATATTTAA